The following nucleotide sequence is from Paracrocinitomix mangrovi.
GGGTTTTTTTATGGATTGATCTAAACATTAAATCTCGTGTTACCTATTTTATTAACTTTAAAGCAATAGGAAATAACACCATTGAAGAAAAGATTATTCTATAACTTTTTTATTAAGGTAACACTTGCATTTACGTTCGCTTTATTTGCGACATCATCCGCCTATTCTCAAAACTCTGACAATCAGAAAAAGGTTGATTCTTTAATCACTCAGATGATTTCTCTTGAGGATTCAGAAGAGAAAGCTGATATCCTAAACGCTATTGCTCGTCTTAAAACCAAAGAGAACTTTGTTGAAGGATTACATTATGCTGAGCGCTCTTTGGCTATGTCAGAAGACATCAAATACAATACGGGAATCCTCAATGCTTCATTAACCTTAGGACGTATTTATACTTACTACTATCTTGATTATTTTGAAGCTAAGCATCACTTAGGACGAGCTGTAAGTTTAGCTGAAGAAACTGCTGATAAAGAACTCAAAAGAAATGTTTATAAAGATTATGGGTTCTTGATGTATTCAATGGGGGATTGTGATCAAGCTATTTCTTTCAATAAAAAAGCCATCCTAATCACAGAAGATTTAGAGAACTATAGTGACCTGGCTGAACTTTACGCTTACACTGCAGATGTATATATGGATTGTGGCGACCGAAAAGCAGCCATGGATTATTATTCAATGACCTATACCTTGTTTATTTCGGACAGGTTAGAATATATTGCTCCAGCTGTAAGGATTTCTTCAGCTTCTTATTTAAGAAGAACAGGTGATTACAAAGGGTCAATAGAAATATTAAAGGAAGCTATTTCCATTTTTCATAGAGATAAATTACCTCGTTTTGAATCTTACGCCTATGCTGAATTAGCCGAAACTCAAATCCTTAAAGGAGATTATATTGTTGCTCTTGAAAATGCAAATACAGGTTTAGAAATAGCAGAACACAATTCGTTACTGAAAGAAAAACTAGATAACTATAAGGTTCAAATTGACGCATATGATTCACTAGGGAATTATAAGAAAACCTATACCACCTTAATTAAATATACTCGATTAAAAGATTCATTGTCTTCTTCTCAGTTCATGGAACAAAACAGAAAGTTCCAAACAAACTATGAAGAAATGATTAATCAAAGTAAGTTGTCTCAGTTAAAAGAACAACAGATTAATCATGAGCTAGAGTTAGAAAATCAGCAGTTAAGCAGAAATATCATTATAGCGGTATTGTCATTTGTAGTAGTGATTACAATCCTTCTAATTCTGAGAATCAGGTTTATTAGAAAGAAGGAAAAAGAAATGCAAGTTTTAACGCTTGCAGCAAGCCACACTAATAACTCCATTATTTTGTTTGACACTAACTTACGAGTTGAGTGGGTGAACAAAGGATTTGAAAGATTGACAGGTTTAACCCTGGCAGAGGTAAAAGGGATGTATTTTGCCGAATTTTATCACGGTGAAGATGAAAATAAGTACCGCTTAAATGAGATGAAGGCCAAGTTTGAAACCGGGCGTCCATTCTCAATGGAGTTGGTGAGTAAAAACATCCACACAGGTGAAGTATATTGGATTTCTGTCAACGTCTCACCAATTTATGAATTTGACAAACTGCGCAGTTATATGTCAGTTGGTTCAGATATTACAGACATCCATAATGCTCAGGTAGCGCTTCAAAAATCTCATGATCGAACTATTCTTCTAAATGAAATTGGAAGACAAATTACATCCACCTTGTCTATTCATGAGATCATTGAAAAGATGTATGAGAATGTCAACAAATTGATGGATGCTCAGAATCTGGGAATTGGTATTTATAGAGAGTCGGATAATTCATTGCACTTCCCTGAACCAATTGAAAGAGGTAAAAAGTTAAAGTCATTTGTTTATCCATTGAATTCTTCAGTAGAAAGACTTGCAGCCAAGTGTTATAAAGATAATCTTGAATTTATTGTTGGTAGCAAAGAGGAAATAGCAGAGATAACAGGGCAAAGTCCGGTTCCGGTAGAAGGTGAACAACCTGAATCTGTAATTTATATTCCGCTTATCTCTAAATGGAAAACAATGGGAGTTATCTCTGTACAATCTTTTGCTAAAAATGCGTACTCTGATAATGAGCTTGAAGTGGTTAGAACATTAGCCAACTACGTGGCAATTGGAATGGAAAATGCCAGACTCTATGAAAATATGGAGGACATGGTAAAGGAGCGTACTAAAGAAGTTACAGAGCAAAAAGAGCAATTGCAGGTCAACTTTGAGAATATCAAAATGTTGAGTGAGATAGGAGTGGAGATTGCTTCCAGTCTTGATTTTGAAGATGTATTTGAAAAGCTTTATGCTACTGTTGCTCAAATGATGGATGCTCCAATTTTTGGTCTAAGACTTTATCATGAAAAAACCAGAGAGCTGGAGTATAAATATGAGATTGAGAATGGTGAACGCTTTGAATCCATGACTGTTTCAATAGAAGACAAAAATAATTATTCAGTTTGGTGTATTGACAATCGCAAGGAAATTTTGGTGAACGATAACCTCAGTGAATACCATAAATATTTCTCTGAATTAAAATTAATGGGTGGAGGGGATATGCCAAATTCCATTATTTTTTATCCAATGATTGCGGATGGAAGAATTTTTGGAGTTTTTACAGTTCAAAGTTTCAAATTAAATGCATATACTAAGTATCACCTGGCAATGGTTAAAACATTATCTGCATATTGTGCAGCAGCATTGAGCAATATGGAGCTGTTAAATACTTTGGAGCATAAAGTGCAAGAACGAACCAGAGAATTAGCGCAAAAGAATAAAGATATAATGGCAAGTATTAACTATGCCAAACGTATCCAAAGAGGTATTTTACCTCCTGATTCATTCATAAAACAAATGTTCCCTCAGAGTTTTGTTTTTTATCGACCAAGAGATATTATTTCAGGTGATTTTTATTGGGTTGAGAGAAATTTAGGAAAATACTTCTTTGCCGTGGTTGATTGTACTGGACACGGTGTTCCGGGTGCTTTGATGTCAATTATCGGTAAAAACATACTGGATCAGGCAGTAAACGAGAAAGAAGTGGATGATCCATCAATGATTTTAACATTCTTAAGAGCAGGATTACGCGTGGCATTCTCATCAGATGAACAGGAAGATGGAAGTGAAGTGGAGGATGGAATGGATTTAGCAGTCTGCGTTTATGATCCTGAGGATAGGATTTTATCATTTTCAGGAGCCAACAGCAATTTGTACATAATTCACGATAGCTCAATTCAGGTAATAAAAGGTGAGAAATCAGGTGTAAGTGCCAGTGAATTTGATAACGCTAAATATGTAACTCACGAAATTGAAATTGAAGATGGAGATGCAGTTTATTTGTCTTCAGATGGATTCCCTGATCAATTTGGTGGAGATAGAGTTAAAAAGTACTCACAAAGACGTTTTCAAGAATTGATATTGCGAATTAGCAGTTTACCTGTAAATACGCAAGAGGACGCATTCAAACAAGAGCTGGAAGATTGGAAACGCGATTACGATCAGTTAGACGACATTTGCGTAATGGGTGTTAAATTTTAATAACACCCATGAAGCAGTTTACCCTGAGCGAACTTTTGTGAAGATAAGTCGAAGGGAAAAGGGGTTAAGTTTTAATTCTTCATTTGGTCCAGGAATCCTTTCGCTTTCTTTTTGGCAATCATTTTCATGAAGCTTATCTTATAGGTGATTCCTCCTTCTATAAACCAATATGGATCTGCAAAGTTATCACCTAGCCATCCACCAAAAAGATCTATCTGAAGATCGTTGATTGGAGTATATGAAAATCCTGCATCAGCATTCAAATCCAGATTACTAAAATCTCCAAATCCTTCAATAAAAGTGTTCCATTTTTTACCTATCTTAAATCCGAAGTTCAATACCCATGGAAAGGCCGGTTGCATTAGATCATTCCCTTGAAAAACTACACCAAGATTAGTATTAAAAGAAACTACTTCAAAACGATTACTGGTCATCACATAAAAAGAGCTTCCAAAGTTTTGTTGCCTGTAATCTCCTTTGTGAGAAAGAAATGAAAGATTAGCTTGAAATCCTAAATATGGCTTCCATCTATCTCCATCATAAGGATTGTATCTAATTCCCAAATTTGGACTTGGAAATCCTGAAAAAGTAGTGTCAAAACTACTTGACATGTGTCTTGAATAATTGTATGAAAAACTAGTGTTTAACTCAATTTTCTTAGTTATTCCAAGTCTAATTTGTGTAGGAACCCCATAGTTTTTGAATTGATAGATTTTATCTGCATTGAAAGATGTGTAGTTAAATCCGGTTTGTAATTGCAGTGTCAAAATACCCGCAGTATTTGGATTCATAGCTTGTCCGGGTCTGTCTGATTCAACAGGCGTTCCAAACATTTTATCAATGATTTTACCGGGGTCAATGTCAAATTGTGCCTGTGTATTAAAGCATATTAGGCTGAAAACGGAAATAACTAAAATATTTTTCATTTGATAAAAATAGCAATTCAGATCGCAAATTAAGTACAAAACAAATAGCTTTGGTTTTTGTTTCTAATAAACGCATGAAAGTCGCATACTGTCCAATATACAGATATACTAAACTTCCGCCGGAGCACAGGTTTCCAATGGAAAAGTATGATTTGTTGCCACAGCAATTGCTTTATGAAGGAACATTAACTGAAGAAAATTTTTTTGAACCAACTCCCATCTCAGAAGAACAAATTTTGAGAACACATTCATTAGCGTTTTGGGAAAAGCTTAAAACTGGTAATTTAAGTAGACAAGAAATTCGAACAATGGGGTTTCCTTTTCATGAGTTGTTGGTAGAAAGAGCAAAAGTTATTGCTGCCGGGTCATTAGAAGCTTTTTATCATGCGAAAAAAGATGGAGTGGCATTAAATATTGCCGGTGGAACACACCATTCATATGCAGACCGAGGCGAAGGTTTTTGCTTGTTTAATGACTTTGCAATTGCGTCAAATGAATTGTTGTACAGGGGAGATGCCAATCAAATATTAATTGTGGATTTGGACGTTCATCAGGGCAATGGAACAGCCCATATTTTTAAAGAAGAACCAAGAGTATTTACTTTCAGCATGCATGGTGAACATAACTATCCACTGCGGAAAGAACGGTCGGATAAAGATGTTCCTTTAAGAGATGGGATAGGGGATGATGAGTATCTAGAAATACTTTATAAAGAATTGCCTCCGGTAGTGGAAGCTGTAAAGCCTGATGTTATTTTCTATTTGAGTGGAGTTGATATTTTAGCAACAGACAAACTAGGCAGATTAGGCGTAAGTAAGCTAGGTTGTAAAATGCGGGATGAGTTTGTCTTTAAGCTTTGTAAATCCCATGAAATTCCAGTGGTTGCCGCAATGGGTGGAGGTTACTCTGTCCAGATTGGTGATATAATTGATGCCCATGCAAATACATTTAGAGTGGCGAGTCATATTTTTACTTGATCTCTTAACTTTTTTTTAAAAGCTGATCAGCTAAAAATACCTATATTGCAAGCCGCAAAAAAAATGCGAAACTTTTGAATTAATAGAAAAAACTCACTTAATAATATGACAAGCGAACACAAAGATTGGAACGAGATAAAAACGAATGACAGTTGGGCGATATTTAAGATTATGGCCGAATTCGTTGAAGGATATGAGAAAATGGCTGCAATCGGACCATGTGTTTCTGTATTTGGATCTGCTAGAACTCAGGTAGATAATCCTTATTATCAACAAGCGGTTGAATGCTCGAAACTTTTGGTAGAATCAGGATATGGAGTTATTACCGGAGGAGGACCTGGAATTATGGAAGCAGGAAATAAGGGTGCAGATGATAATGAAGGTGTATCAGTAGGTTTAAATATTGTATTACCATTTGAACAATCTTGTAATGACTTTGTGAATCACCCGGTTGATTTTGATTATTTCTTTGTTCGTAAGGTAATGTTTGTTAAATATTCACAGGGATTTGTTGCATTTCCAGGAGGTTTTGGAACATTAGATGAATTATTTGAAGCCATCACTTTAATGCAAACAGAGAAAATAGAGAAAAGACCGGTTGTATTGTTCGGAACCAAATATTGGAGCGGAATGGTAGAATGGGTAAAAAATACAATGCTAGGACAGGAGAATAATATTTCACCTGAAGACATGTCTTTCTTGCGTATGACAGATGATCCTAAAGAAGCTGTTCAAATTATTAAAGACTTCTACAAGGAACACAAATTACGTCCGAACTTTTAATTTTCTATACGGTTGCTCCCTGGCAGCTTGAACCAGCTCCAGCGGTACATCCAAAACAATGTTGACTGACAATTATATTTCTGTTATTCAGTTTTTCCAAATTGAATTCAGAAATGTGTTGTCCTGATTTTGCTTCTGTTTTGATCTTAAGCATTTGATTAAAATCACAGTCATACATATATCCTTGCCAATCAATACTTATAGTATTTCTGCACATGATACCATCAACTGCTGCGGGGTTAAAAGCTTGTACCAATTGCTCCATGTACTCTTCATAATTTTCAGAACGAATTAAATATTCTAAAAAGCGGCTGATTGGTAGATTAGTAATGCATAATAATCCACTAAAATCAATTCCAAAATCAGCTTTTAATCTTGTTTTGAAATCATGTTCTAGGGCAGCTTGTTCTCCGGGTAAAAAAGCTCCTGCAGGATTATACACGAGATCAAGAATTAATTCAGAATCTGTTTTTCCATACCCAACTTCATTGAGCATTTGCAAAGCCTTGATAGATTTATCAAATACTCCTGAACCTCTTTGTCTATCAGTTTTTCCAGCTTCGTAATAAGGAAGTGAACTAACGACTCTTACGTTGTTTTCTGCAAAAAAATCAGGTAAGTCGTGGTA
It contains:
- a CDS encoding GAF domain-containing protein, with product MKKRLFYNFFIKVTLAFTFALFATSSAYSQNSDNQKKVDSLITQMISLEDSEEKADILNAIARLKTKENFVEGLHYAERSLAMSEDIKYNTGILNASLTLGRIYTYYYLDYFEAKHHLGRAVSLAEETADKELKRNVYKDYGFLMYSMGDCDQAISFNKKAILITEDLENYSDLAELYAYTADVYMDCGDRKAAMDYYSMTYTLFISDRLEYIAPAVRISSASYLRRTGDYKGSIEILKEAISIFHRDKLPRFESYAYAELAETQILKGDYIVALENANTGLEIAEHNSLLKEKLDNYKVQIDAYDSLGNYKKTYTTLIKYTRLKDSLSSSQFMEQNRKFQTNYEEMINQSKLSQLKEQQINHELELENQQLSRNIIIAVLSFVVVITILLILRIRFIRKKEKEMQVLTLAASHTNNSIILFDTNLRVEWVNKGFERLTGLTLAEVKGMYFAEFYHGEDENKYRLNEMKAKFETGRPFSMELVSKNIHTGEVYWISVNVSPIYEFDKLRSYMSVGSDITDIHNAQVALQKSHDRTILLNEIGRQITSTLSIHEIIEKMYENVNKLMDAQNLGIGIYRESDNSLHFPEPIERGKKLKSFVYPLNSSVERLAAKCYKDNLEFIVGSKEEIAEITGQSPVPVEGEQPESVIYIPLISKWKTMGVISVQSFAKNAYSDNELEVVRTLANYVAIGMENARLYENMEDMVKERTKEVTEQKEQLQVNFENIKMLSEIGVEIASSLDFEDVFEKLYATVAQMMDAPIFGLRLYHEKTRELEYKYEIENGERFESMTVSIEDKNNYSVWCIDNRKEILVNDNLSEYHKYFSELKLMGGGDMPNSIIFYPMIADGRIFGVFTVQSFKLNAYTKYHLAMVKTLSAYCAAALSNMELLNTLEHKVQERTRELAQKNKDIMASINYAKRIQRGILPPDSFIKQMFPQSFVFYRPRDIISGDFYWVERNLGKYFFAVVDCTGHGVPGALMSIIGKNILDQAVNEKEVDDPSMILTFLRAGLRVAFSSDEQEDGSEVEDGMDLAVCVYDPEDRILSFSGANSNLYIIHDSSIQVIKGEKSGVSASEFDNAKYVTHEIEIEDGDAVYLSSDGFPDQFGGDRVKKYSQRRFQELILRISSLPVNTQEDAFKQELEDWKRDYDQLDDICVMGVKF
- a CDS encoding histone deacetylase encodes the protein MKVAYCPIYRYTKLPPEHRFPMEKYDLLPQQLLYEGTLTEENFFEPTPISEEQILRTHSLAFWEKLKTGNLSRQEIRTMGFPFHELLVERAKVIAAGSLEAFYHAKKDGVALNIAGGTHHSYADRGEGFCLFNDFAIASNELLYRGDANQILIVDLDVHQGNGTAHIFKEEPRVFTFSMHGEHNYPLRKERSDKDVPLRDGIGDDEYLEILYKELPPVVEAVKPDVIFYLSGVDILATDKLGRLGVSKLGCKMRDEFVFKLCKSHEIPVVAAMGGGYSVQIGDIIDAHANTFRVASHIFT
- the arsS gene encoding arsenosugar biosynthesis radical SAM (seleno)protein ArsS (Some members of this family are selenoproteins.); translated protein: MSKSLKALGHQLADVNEQLEILNGGQFQNGELPTFKEKLENIGMYPLKPSGIDIFQINLGYMCNQTCKHCHVDAGPDRKEIMTKETMQQCLDIISEHQFHTVDLTGGAPEMNPDFRWFVSSLKQAGVKEIIVRCNLTIILANKKYHDLPDFFAENNVRVVSSLPYYEAGKTDRQRGSGVFDKSIKALQMLNEVGYGKTDSELILDLVYNPAGAFLPGEQAALEHDFKTRLKADFGIDFSGLLCITNLPISRFLEYLIRSENYEEYMEQLVQAFNPAAVDGIMCRNTISIDWQGYMYDCDFNQMLKIKTEAKSGQHISEFNLEKLNNRNIIVSQHCFGCTAGAGSSCQGATV
- a CDS encoding TIGR00730 family Rossman fold protein, which produces MTSEHKDWNEIKTNDSWAIFKIMAEFVEGYEKMAAIGPCVSVFGSARTQVDNPYYQQAVECSKLLVESGYGVITGGGPGIMEAGNKGADDNEGVSVGLNIVLPFEQSCNDFVNHPVDFDYFFVRKVMFVKYSQGFVAFPGGFGTLDELFEAITLMQTEKIEKRPVVLFGTKYWSGMVEWVKNTMLGQENNISPEDMSFLRMTDDPKEAVQIIKDFYKEHKLRPNF